Proteins from one Burkholderia oklahomensis C6786 genomic window:
- a CDS encoding pentapeptide repeat-containing protein encodes MSNYKEDATGPKRFTENDSQTRQERGTSDAASEPYTPETCAALIERLKTSTRTKCEGGSFPKHVIGVDFTGFDFTNISAKEVVFESCKFIYCTFNGTYFRKAQFNKCDFTGSRFKDCNFRDCTLSGSDFKYTQFSGTLISTTELLLNAPTWLNVKREFMMSLRKNAESVGDVESAKMFIREELKAARKYCQEGWRHQGSYYKKSIQASQIDFCFSLNL; translated from the coding sequence ATGTCAAACTACAAAGAAGACGCTACGGGCCCCAAACGCTTTACGGAAAATGATAGTCAAACTCGCCAGGAACGAGGCACCTCTGACGCTGCCTCTGAGCCGTACACGCCCGAAACGTGCGCCGCACTCATAGAACGACTCAAAACCTCCACCCGCACAAAATGCGAAGGCGGTTCATTTCCGAAACACGTTATCGGGGTCGACTTCACTGGATTTGATTTCACAAACATAAGCGCGAAAGAAGTTGTTTTTGAGTCGTGCAAATTTATATATTGCACCTTCAATGGCACTTACTTCAGAAAAGCACAGTTCAACAAGTGCGACTTCACAGGATCGAGATTCAAGGATTGCAATTTCCGAGACTGCACATTATCCGGAAGCGATTTCAAATACACGCAATTTAGCGGCACGCTAATCTCAACAACAGAGCTACTACTCAATGCGCCGACCTGGTTAAATGTAAAACGCGAATTCATGATGTCGCTCCGCAAGAACGCAGAGAGCGTCGGCGACGTCGAGTCCGCCAAGATGTTTATCCGTGAGGAATTGAAGGCTGCGAGGAAGTACTGCCAAGAGGGATGGCGCCATCAAGGATCGTACTACAAAAAAAGTATCCAAGCATCTCAGATCGACTTTTGCTTTTCCTTGAATCTGTAG
- a CDS encoding nucleotidyltransferase domain-containing protein, with translation MKQFKAHDGIIVDVRLFGSMARGDSDNHSDLDILVVTDAGKPDTSKLHEWISQRYNANADLSIYSLERLKSMFVDGHLFAWHLYQESHHLEYEDTVDSMTILGKPCPYTSAYRDVAELLGLLKTIRDESMSSFSLTFEAGLIYVCARNIALSASWHMSDGIKFGRNSPFEVATGELTFPIPRADFEVLAACRHASTRGKTVAPPDRRWLVAQATLCHKWASEVSRWILEKEHVN, from the coding sequence ATGAAGCAATTCAAAGCTCATGATGGAATAATCGTTGACGTTCGATTATTCGGCTCTATGGCGCGAGGTGACTCAGACAATCATAGTGACTTGGATATACTCGTCGTAACTGATGCCGGAAAACCGGACACAAGCAAGCTGCATGAATGGATATCACAGAGGTATAACGCGAACGCGGATCTCTCAATTTACAGCCTGGAACGACTTAAGTCCATGTTCGTAGATGGACATCTTTTCGCGTGGCACCTCTACCAAGAATCGCACCATCTCGAATACGAAGACACCGTCGATTCAATGACAATCCTCGGCAAACCGTGCCCCTACACGTCGGCGTACAGAGATGTTGCTGAGTTGCTTGGCCTATTAAAGACCATCAGAGATGAATCAATGAGTAGCTTCAGCCTTACATTCGAGGCTGGACTCATATACGTGTGCGCCCGTAATATCGCGCTGTCGGCGTCATGGCACATGAGTGATGGAATAAAATTCGGACGCAACTCCCCATTCGAGGTCGCGACGGGTGAACTGACCTTCCCGATTCCTCGTGCGGACTTTGAGGTGCTGGCGGCATGCCGACACGCATCGACCCGTGGCAAGACAGTAGCACCGCCTGATCGCCGTTGGCTGGTGGCGCAAGCAACTTTGTGTCATAAATGGGCAAGTGAAGTTAGCCGGTGGATATTGGAGAAAGAACATGTCAACTAA
- a CDS encoding IS256 family transposase: MTDATVTKKSKNPKAPKLFPDELIDQLLAQVQGKDAESILGESGLAGQLKKQLAERMLAAELSHHLEAETEQGRAGNHRNGTSPKTVLTPNGELKLDIPRDRQATFEPQLVGKYQRRLPGFDDHVISMYARGMSVREIQGHLLELYGLQVSPDLISTVTDEVLADVEQWQQRPLEAMYPIVYFDALRLKIRDEGTVKNKAVYLALGIRADGRKEVLGLWIEQTEGAKFWLKVFNELKNRGLHDILIAVVDGLRGFPEAIEAVYPAAQIQTCIVHLIRNSLNLASWKDRKPLAAAIKPIYQAATAEAAAAALDAFAQSEWGRKFPTVAAMWQRQWEQVIPFFAYPPEVRRIVYTTNAIESMHMQLRKIVKNRGHFPSDEAASKLLYLALRNIEKDWKMPPITWRQAVNQFAILFGERFTSAIS; the protein is encoded by the coding sequence ATGACCGATGCAACTGTGACCAAGAAGAGCAAGAACCCGAAGGCACCGAAGCTGTTTCCCGATGAGCTGATCGATCAGTTGCTTGCCCAGGTTCAGGGCAAGGATGCCGAGTCGATCCTGGGCGAATCGGGGCTGGCCGGCCAGCTCAAGAAGCAACTGGCCGAGCGCATGCTCGCGGCCGAGTTGAGCCACCATCTGGAAGCCGAGACCGAGCAAGGCAGGGCCGGTAACCACCGCAACGGCACCAGCCCCAAGACGGTCCTGACGCCCAACGGCGAACTGAAGCTGGATATTCCGCGCGATCGACAGGCGACGTTCGAGCCGCAGTTGGTCGGCAAGTACCAACGCCGGCTGCCAGGCTTCGACGACCACGTGATCAGCATGTATGCGCGCGGCATGAGCGTTCGCGAGATTCAGGGCCATCTGCTGGAACTGTACGGGTTGCAAGTCTCGCCCGACCTGATTTCGACGGTCACCGACGAGGTGCTGGCCGACGTCGAACAGTGGCAGCAGCGGCCGCTCGAGGCCATGTATCCGATCGTGTACTTTGACGCGCTGCGGCTGAAGATCCGCGACGAAGGCACGGTCAAGAACAAGGCGGTCTATCTGGCGCTGGGCATCCGCGCCGACGGCCGCAAGGAAGTACTGGGTTTGTGGATCGAGCAAACCGAAGGCGCCAAGTTCTGGCTGAAGGTCTTCAACGAGCTGAAGAACCGCGGCTTGCACGACATCCTGATCGCGGTGGTCGATGGGTTGCGCGGCTTCCCCGAAGCGATCGAGGCAGTCTATCCGGCCGCCCAAATCCAGACCTGCATCGTGCATCTGATCCGCAATTCGCTGAATCTGGCGAGCTGGAAGGATCGCAAGCCGCTGGCTGCCGCGATCAAGCCGATCTATCAGGCCGCCACGGCCGAGGCGGCGGCAGCGGCGCTCGACGCCTTTGCGCAAAGCGAGTGGGGGCGCAAATTCCCTACCGTCGCGGCCATGTGGCAGCGCCAATGGGAACAGGTAATCCCCTTCTTCGCCTATCCGCCCGAGGTGCGTCGAATCGTATATACGACAAACGCTATCGAGAGCATGCACATGCAGTTGCGCAAGATCGTCAAGAACCGCGGCCACTTCCCGAGCGACGAAGCCGCCAGCAAACTGCTGTATCTGGCCTTGCGCAACATCGAAAAGGATTGGAAGATGCCGCCTATCACCTGGCGGCAAGCAGTCAATCAGTTCGCCATTCTGTTCGGCGAGCGATTCACCTCCGCCATCAGCTGA
- a CDS encoding SGNH hydrolase domain-containing protein: MLLDTPELKTVVLVMTDRDVIGQTFSHRDQTAPRASAALDGLDQAVTTLERAHRRVALVLDNPRLRDPRQCMDRRPLAWPFLRHALGVADMSAAKRCAIGYREHVARMAPFTALIDELKRRHPALLVYDPANALCDRSRDTCPMTKDRHYLYSYGDHLSDYGNGLVARQVLPLLRR; the protein is encoded by the coding sequence ATGCTGCTCGACACGCCCGAACTCAAGACGGTTGTACTCGTCATGACGGACCGCGACGTAATCGGACAGACCTTCTCCCATCGCGACCAGACCGCGCCCCGCGCATCCGCCGCACTCGATGGGCTCGACCAGGCGGTAACGACTCTCGAGAGAGCCCACCGGCGCGTCGCGCTGGTCCTCGACAACCCGCGCCTACGCGATCCGCGACAGTGCATGGACCGTCGCCCGCTCGCGTGGCCATTCCTGCGGCATGCACTCGGCGTCGCCGACATGAGCGCGGCGAAGCGTTGCGCGATCGGCTACCGCGAACACGTCGCGCGCATGGCGCCGTTCACCGCGCTCATTGACGAGCTGAAGCGCCGCCACCCCGCTCTGCTCGTCTACGACCCGGCAAACGCGCTATGCGACCGCAGCCGCGACACCTGTCCGATGACAAAGGATCGCCACTACCTCTATAGCTACGGCGATCACCTGTCCGACTACGGAAACGGACTCGTCGCCCGGCAGGTCTTGCCGTTGCTGCGCCGCTGA
- a CDS encoding PspA/IM30 family protein — translation MSKTWAYVGEFGSGRITAWAVSRERSKYGGKPLGRTYWSWHKPGKRKPVKHVQKSGSAFFAYINAGDDAQGGGGESLSHRLFKDAIGGLSTTRLRLGADSEHEITITHGETEKSIVTSGEPFYADIYLRFTSKSLLSLRWAGEMYIEVWHTHAVPVDKQKELRRLRMPVVEVRLPEIFEYSVKDEDTTDALEEAHVNRIRHVLQTGFLAGRVISDRRSFEFLERDVTRLNEAVEDARNRQDDARREADEALKRFRDASNRIAQLEKMSAQQNETIREFTGEVEELKGKLTARDEIVNELNKKLTTTTASIVTSRSTPTAISRWNIRGLVVVNLILVGLCTFFGYRYFAPNQAVAQSIQVPVASPQLVPPELKSTVNSNKHATRRTIIRRTHKKAPTVDSPGEGSVETDAASY, via the coding sequence GTGAGCAAAACTTGGGCGTATGTTGGTGAATTCGGCAGTGGAAGAATTACAGCGTGGGCTGTGAGCCGAGAGCGTTCGAAGTATGGTGGCAAGCCGTTGGGGCGGACATATTGGAGCTGGCACAAGCCTGGGAAACGAAAGCCCGTCAAGCATGTTCAGAAGAGTGGCTCGGCCTTCTTCGCATATATAAACGCAGGCGACGATGCGCAAGGTGGCGGTGGTGAGTCCCTGTCGCATCGATTGTTCAAGGATGCAATCGGGGGCCTTTCAACTACTCGGCTCAGACTTGGCGCAGACAGTGAGCACGAGATCACTATTACTCATGGTGAGACGGAGAAGAGCATCGTCACATCCGGGGAGCCGTTCTATGCTGACATCTACTTGCGCTTTACTTCGAAGAGCCTGCTGAGCCTGAGATGGGCAGGCGAGATGTACATCGAGGTTTGGCATACACATGCGGTTCCAGTGGACAAGCAGAAAGAGCTGCGCCGCTTGCGCATGCCGGTTGTCGAGGTGAGACTACCGGAGATTTTCGAGTATTCGGTCAAGGATGAAGACACGACAGATGCGCTCGAAGAGGCGCACGTGAACAGGATTCGTCACGTCCTTCAGACGGGGTTTCTGGCAGGACGTGTTATTAGTGACCGACGTTCTTTTGAGTTCCTGGAGCGGGACGTGACCAGGCTTAACGAGGCAGTTGAAGATGCTCGCAACAGGCAGGATGATGCGAGGCGTGAGGCGGACGAGGCACTTAAACGATTTCGTGATGCTTCGAATCGAATTGCTCAACTGGAGAAAATGTCGGCTCAGCAGAATGAAACGATCCGAGAATTTACTGGCGAGGTGGAGGAACTCAAGGGGAAGCTGACTGCACGAGATGAAATCGTCAACGAACTCAACAAGAAACTGACGACGACTACCGCCAGTATCGTGACATCACGGTCGACACCAACAGCGATCAGTCGTTGGAATATCCGAGGGCTAGTTGTTGTTAATTTGATCCTGGTGGGGCTATGTACATTCTTCGGCTATAGATATTTCGCCCCCAATCAAGCTGTTGCGCAGAGTATCCAAGTACCGGTGGCGTCACCTCAATTGGTTCCGCCGGAGCTGAAATCGACGGTGAACTCGAATAAGCACGCGACGCGACGAACGATCATTCGTCGTACCCACAAGAAGGCGCCAACGGTTGATTCACCAGGAGAGGGTTCCGTTGAAACGGACGCGGCATCGTACTAG
- a CDS encoding helix-turn-helix domain-containing protein, which translates to MAIELKVRPEVLGARLKSARSLAKMTQDVAAQALGFARTTVVAIESGKRAVSVDELRSFAELYAVSESELLADGTPSLDMELKFRLHSSTDDADSAVAHVLLNKLAAASVELETMLERAMLQPDLPIISIGKSGSVDQQAEDVALATRQRLGIGLGPIPDLISLVELDMGLRVFERGLPPRVSGAFAYDESIGGFIVVNAVHPAARRRITIAHELCHALLRRSGVVIHTTEMNSADREERFCDAFARALLMPATTVRKKAAELRDAAGQFSVRQLLAMAVYFHTSIEAMTRRLEGLGLLPKGTFESLKSKGLGTQHLEEVRRELDEPEAVNRFTPRTLLLAAEAFEKGLLSEQQIAKKLQLDLGAVRDVLEHVSPGGEGEALELAI; encoded by the coding sequence ATGGCTATCGAATTGAAGGTCCGCCCGGAAGTCTTGGGGGCGCGACTGAAAAGCGCCCGCTCGCTGGCTAAGATGACTCAGGATGTGGCGGCGCAGGCGCTTGGCTTTGCTCGCACGACGGTGGTTGCTATCGAGAGTGGGAAGAGAGCTGTTTCGGTAGACGAGTTGAGGTCGTTTGCCGAACTGTATGCCGTGTCGGAGAGCGAGCTTCTTGCCGATGGTACGCCAAGCCTGGACATGGAATTGAAGTTTCGGTTGCACTCGAGTACTGACGATGCCGATAGTGCAGTCGCACATGTGCTTCTGAACAAGCTGGCAGCGGCGTCGGTGGAACTCGAAACTATGCTCGAGCGAGCAATGCTTCAACCGGATCTACCGATCATTTCGATCGGTAAGTCTGGGTCCGTAGATCAGCAGGCCGAAGATGTCGCTCTCGCTACGCGGCAGCGCTTGGGTATCGGTCTCGGCCCGATACCAGACCTCATATCTCTCGTTGAGCTGGATATGGGATTACGCGTATTTGAACGTGGTCTTCCTCCACGGGTAAGTGGAGCCTTCGCGTACGACGAATCGATCGGCGGATTCATTGTCGTGAACGCGGTACATCCCGCAGCGCGACGGCGTATCACTATCGCTCATGAGCTTTGCCACGCGTTGCTGCGACGCTCTGGTGTAGTCATTCACACGACCGAAATGAACTCGGCCGACCGCGAAGAACGGTTCTGTGACGCGTTCGCGCGAGCTCTGCTGATGCCGGCGACGACGGTGAGGAAGAAGGCTGCTGAATTGCGCGACGCTGCGGGACAGTTCTCCGTTCGACAACTGCTCGCTATGGCGGTGTACTTCCACACGTCTATCGAAGCTATGACGCGGCGACTCGAGGGGTTGGGTCTTTTGCCCAAAGGCACGTTTGAGTCCTTGAAATCAAAAGGATTAGGAACCCAGCACCTTGAGGAAGTCCGACGGGAGCTAGATGAACCCGAGGCCGTGAATCGCTTCACTCCCCGAACGCTGCTGCTTGCGGCGGAGGCATTCGAAAAAGGGTTGTTGTCGGAGCAACAGATAGCAAAGAAATTGCAGCTGGATCTAGGTGCGGTCCGAGATGTGTTGGAGCATGTGAGCCCTGGTGGCGAGGGAGAAGCGCTTGAACTTGCCATCTAG
- a CDS encoding PIN domain-containing protein translates to MHVFVPDTNFFLQCKDYDQLDWSLATSDSEITIAVPRVVQREIDRHKDGGNARRASRARKAWTTFAQIIDSVDNRITTRSKGCTISLELLMPRLKADDFPHLDLQSPDDQIVAEAFWLQQQRPDAIVTFLSNDTPALTTAKSMALPFRRPPLQWALPPEKDERDKMIDELRKKIDLLSNQYPALTFTLPDIPDNRISTRTIRFPALTRSEIQLLVKDMKELFPMEAHFPQDPPKRESGRHFGFAAIATSHERWEPARSEDIEYYQKKAYPEWLRQIQSELENVHQRLNNDSLLKFTVAIENVGRQPAMNLLISYRTEGSIIFDVPSTKQGDEESGGSKPLFSDAPTPPSGKYANLMDRFVQIHSVRNTPFGIDLDRLIPTLAGSRAIERRDPNSLYWKHTRPTSESREWVLECDAFRHQHEPHTLEIVVRPDVTTGDTASGAIRCSAHASNLPACTELVVPVRIQIERGNTVQRVREELFRLR, encoded by the coding sequence ATGCACGTCTTCGTACCAGACACGAACTTCTTTCTGCAATGCAAAGACTACGATCAACTCGACTGGTCGTTGGCAACCAGCGACTCCGAGATCACAATTGCCGTACCCCGTGTCGTGCAGCGAGAGATTGATCGTCATAAGGACGGTGGCAACGCCCGCCGCGCGTCAAGAGCCCGGAAGGCATGGACAACATTTGCCCAGATTATCGATTCCGTCGACAACCGCATTACGACGCGGTCCAAGGGCTGCACCATCAGTCTTGAACTATTGATGCCGAGGCTGAAGGCCGACGACTTCCCTCATCTTGACTTGCAGAGCCCAGACGATCAGATCGTCGCAGAAGCCTTCTGGCTACAGCAGCAACGTCCCGATGCTATCGTGACGTTTCTTTCGAACGATACCCCCGCACTTACAACCGCGAAGTCGATGGCACTACCGTTCCGCCGTCCGCCGCTGCAATGGGCGCTGCCTCCAGAGAAGGACGAACGCGACAAAATGATCGACGAGCTACGCAAGAAGATCGATCTGCTGTCCAACCAGTATCCTGCGCTCACATTCACATTACCTGATATCCCAGACAATCGCATTTCGACACGAACCATCCGGTTTCCGGCTCTGACTCGATCCGAGATCCAACTCTTAGTGAAAGACATGAAAGAGCTGTTTCCGATGGAAGCGCACTTCCCGCAAGACCCTCCAAAGCGTGAGAGCGGCCGACACTTCGGCTTTGCAGCAATCGCAACCTCCCACGAGCGGTGGGAACCGGCCAGGTCGGAGGACATCGAGTATTACCAAAAAAAGGCCTATCCTGAATGGCTGCGACAGATTCAATCGGAATTGGAAAACGTCCATCAGAGGCTGAATAACGACTCACTTCTGAAGTTTACTGTCGCCATCGAAAACGTCGGGAGACAACCAGCAATGAATTTGTTGATCTCCTATCGGACCGAAGGTTCAATCATCTTCGATGTGCCGAGTACCAAGCAAGGCGACGAGGAATCTGGTGGTAGTAAGCCACTATTCTCCGATGCCCCTACACCGCCGAGCGGCAAATACGCGAATCTCATGGATCGATTCGTACAGATACATTCCGTCCGAAATACTCCGTTCGGTATCGACCTTGACCGTCTTATTCCTACCCTAGCGGGCAGCCGAGCAATTGAACGTCGCGATCCGAACAGCCTGTACTGGAAACATACCCGCCCAACCAGCGAATCTAGAGAATGGGTGCTCGAGTGTGACGCGTTTCGGCATCAGCATGAGCCTCATACCCTCGAGATCGTCGTCCGCCCCGATGTCACAACCGGAGACACTGCTAGCGGCGCCATTCGGTGTTCGGCGCATGCGTCGAACCTGCCCGCGTGCACCGAACTCGTCGTTCCCGTACGCATTCAGATCGAGCGTGGGAACACGGTACAGCGAGTTCGAGAAGAGCTATTCCGATTACGCTGA
- a CDS encoding UvrD-helicase domain-containing protein, which produces MSAFEFVKKRDSVADGEDEDRLPFETRLNSLQQELLNETFTKLYADNEAFRALVQILYRRSLILPPVEHDEEVKKKLRLVKNASENDVAVMDAVEAEWRSAGKWPIAGVTECREVIKVQGRTFYVHGRITALDMPVILMPDKLPGSAFSRPGSKYRLGQELGLKQTIFRACCDVPVVWLTEPNATDGLLKWLADGASAPPGFEYQIAGEIRPESLLQCFFSAASFIENLGLDVPATVGQMKFTSSDPDRLFFEALAIFWPAFESHLDAQKPKIMTFNRMFALFGEHSRANLRLVPDPVLRTMSHLMVDEFQDISPQIVSWVRAVLTEIRRRGAALHAGRNAMHSSLLCVGDDWQSIYSWRGSSPKYFLEFEDEFESPATTQVMLSENFRSHQYVIDAAEHIVRSAPAIPGKKARSAGTAAADPVPVVVLDRDDAALAERVRERYAKGDSVMVLFRRGDDGEAMKELLADLIKVDERLPEKKQRLKLLTYHRSKGLEADAVFLIGDCVHMTDSPYKNQAYIAAGLGADNDITPFDTAQRHEILRLAYVAITRAARQCFWFIGAPTGAQGRPRASAYIPTDRPYFRDERKR; this is translated from the coding sequence GTGAGTGCATTTGAGTTCGTCAAGAAGCGGGATAGTGTCGCCGATGGTGAGGACGAAGATCGACTGCCGTTCGAAACTCGCCTGAACAGTCTGCAACAGGAGCTTTTGAACGAGACCTTCACCAAGCTGTACGCTGACAACGAAGCATTTCGTGCACTCGTCCAGATCCTGTATAGGCGCTCGTTGATCCTTCCGCCGGTTGAGCATGATGAGGAGGTGAAGAAAAAGCTTCGGCTGGTCAAGAATGCTTCGGAGAATGACGTTGCCGTGATGGACGCAGTTGAAGCCGAATGGCGAAGCGCTGGCAAATGGCCGATCGCTGGCGTTACTGAGTGCCGCGAAGTCATCAAGGTCCAAGGGCGCACGTTTTACGTTCACGGCAGAATCACCGCTCTCGATATGCCCGTGATATTGATGCCTGACAAACTTCCAGGTTCGGCGTTCAGCAGGCCGGGAAGCAAATATCGACTGGGGCAGGAACTGGGGCTCAAGCAAACAATCTTTCGTGCTTGCTGTGACGTACCTGTCGTCTGGCTTACCGAACCGAACGCAACGGATGGTCTGCTGAAGTGGTTGGCCGACGGCGCGAGTGCCCCTCCGGGGTTCGAGTATCAAATCGCAGGGGAGATCAGGCCCGAGTCCCTGTTGCAGTGTTTTTTCTCGGCGGCGTCGTTCATTGAAAACCTAGGGCTTGACGTGCCTGCGACCGTCGGTCAGATGAAATTCACGTCGTCTGATCCGGACCGTTTGTTCTTCGAGGCTTTGGCGATTTTCTGGCCAGCATTCGAAAGCCACCTGGATGCCCAGAAGCCGAAAATCATGACGTTCAATCGCATGTTCGCGCTGTTCGGAGAGCACTCACGAGCCAATTTGCGCCTTGTGCCAGATCCGGTGTTGCGCACGATGTCGCACCTGATGGTCGATGAGTTCCAGGACATCTCACCGCAGATCGTGTCATGGGTTCGGGCCGTGTTGACTGAGATTCGGCGTCGTGGCGCGGCGCTGCATGCTGGGCGCAACGCTATGCATAGCTCCTTGCTTTGTGTGGGTGACGACTGGCAATCGATTTACAGCTGGCGGGGCAGCTCGCCAAAATATTTCCTCGAGTTTGAGGACGAATTCGAATCTCCTGCCACAACACAGGTGATGCTGAGCGAGAATTTTCGCAGCCACCAGTACGTCATCGATGCGGCCGAGCACATCGTTAGATCGGCGCCGGCGATTCCTGGCAAGAAGGCTCGATCCGCAGGCACGGCGGCGGCGGATCCAGTTCCCGTGGTGGTGCTTGATCGAGACGATGCGGCCCTCGCGGAGCGTGTCCGCGAGCGATATGCCAAGGGCGACTCAGTTATGGTTCTTTTCCGGCGAGGCGACGACGGAGAGGCGATGAAGGAATTGCTGGCCGACTTGATTAAAGTCGACGAGCGTCTTCCTGAAAAGAAGCAGCGTCTGAAGCTGCTCACCTACCATCGCTCGAAGGGGTTGGAGGCGGACGCGGTATTTCTAATTGGTGACTGCGTCCACATGACGGACTCCCCGTACAAGAATCAGGCATATATCGCGGCAGGGCTGGGTGCCGATAACGACATTACGCCGTTCGACACAGCCCAGCGCCACGAGATCCTCCGGCTTGCCTACGTTGCTATTACGCGGGCAGCTCGCCAGTGTTTTTGGTTCATTGGTGCTCCCACCGGAGCTCAGGGGCGGCCCCGTGCATCTGCGTACATTCCGACTGACAGGCCGTATTTTCGAGACGAGCGCAAGCGATAG
- a CDS encoding IS3 family transposase (programmed frameshift) yields MEVLTGPERRRRWSAEEKLAMVRESFEPNKSVSMVARQHGVNPNQLFHWRKLYQDGSLSAVSAGEEVVPASELSDALKQIRELQRLLGKKTMENEILREAVEGGEVAKMDCALTLIARGRPVKRVCDVLGVARSNVADRLARPADWRDGRTARRTDDAGLVEEIRLSVADLPSYGYRRVWGLLRRQRENQSAAPVNAKRVYRVMRVHGLLLQPKALPPRPQRRHDGKVAVAKSNQRWCSDGFEFRCDNGEPLRVTFALDCCDREAMSWVATTGGHSGDVVRDVMLAAVEKRFGNVPKAPAEIEWLTDNGSGYTAEKTRTFASDIGLKPLTTPVCSPQSNGMAESFVKTMKRDYVAFMPKPDAATAARNLAVAFEHYNEQHPHSALKYRSPREFRRSTDSSTQV; encoded by the exons ATGGAAGTGTTGACGGGGCCGGAGCGCCGGCGGCGGTGGTCAGCGGAAGAGAAGCTGGCGATGGTGCGAGAGAGTTTCGAGCCGAACAAGTCGGTCTCGATGGTTGCACGCCAGCACGGCGTCAATCCGAATCAGCTGTTTCACTGGCGCAAGCTATATCAGGACGGCAGCCTGTCGGCTGTCAGTGCCGGCGAGGAAGTCGTGCCGGCGTCGGAGCTGAGCGACGCACTCAAACAAATCAGGGAGCTTCAGCGACTGCTCGGAAAGAAGACCATGGAGAACGAGATTCTTCGTGAGGCGGTGGAGG GTGGCGAAGTCGCGAAAATGGATTGCGCGCTCACCCTCATTGCCAGGGGACGACCAGTGAAGCGGGTCTGTGACGTTCTCGGTGTAGCGCGCTCGAATGTGGCGGACAGGCTGGCACGGCCGGCAGACTGGCGAGACGGGCGTACGGCCAGAAGGACCGACGACGCCGGTCTGGTCGAAGAAATTCGGCTGAGCGTCGCTGACCTGCCGAGCTACGGCTACCGTCGTGTGTGGGGCCTGTTACGTCGGCAGCGGGAGAACCAGAGCGCGGCCCCCGTCAATGCCAAACGGGTGTACCGGGTAATGCGCGTTCACGGCCTGCTGCTACAGCCCAAAGCGCTCCCTCCACGCCCGCAGCGCCGACATGATGGCAAGGTCGCGGTGGCGAAGAGCAACCAGCGCTGGTGCTCGGACGGCTTCGAGTTTCGTTGCGACAACGGTGAGCCGCTGCGTGTCACGTTCGCTTTGGATTGCTGTGACCGTGAGGCGATGAGCTGGGTGGCGACAACCGGTGGCCACAGTGGCGATGTGGTGCGCGACGTCATGCTGGCAGCCGTCGAAAAGCGCTTTGGCAACGTCCCGAAGGCCCCGGCTGAAATTGAATGGCTGACGGACAACGGCTCGGGTTATACGGCGGAGAAAACCAGGACCTTTGCATCTGACATTGGTTTGAAACCATTGACCACACCGGTGTGCAGCCCGCAAAGTAACGGCATGGCGGAAAGCTTCGTGAAAACGATGAAGCGTGACTATGTCGCCTTCATGCCGAAGCCAGATGCAGCAACCGCAGCGCGCAATCTCGCCGTCGCTTTCGAGCATTACAACGAGCAGCACCCTCATAGCGCGCTGAAGTACCGCTCGCCACGCGAGTTCAGGCGCAGCACCGATTCATCAACTCAAGTGTGA
- a CDS encoding UvrD-helicase domain-containing protein, giving the protein MSEADQSKFFSSVPLASSKHQPFRVRLVASMLSRALTRLGVLHDPSFEQGHVAGYAMGKRAGEKAGHKVGYAEGLEEGKQVLEVVDRRSNEFARPGIDNNLFDSWSLPIDESLRQRVIADVQAKLPAYKQPTDDQWRMIFSTTPSTCVVAGAGSGKSTTLVLRILLLHHYLGFELSSLTVVTFTNMSRWDFVAKLIETFALWGIDLPFKEAKDVVCTFHSKILTFVRGAAP; this is encoded by the coding sequence TTGTCCGAAGCTGATCAGAGTAAATTCTTTTCGTCGGTGCCGCTTGCTTCCAGCAAACACCAACCTTTCCGAGTGCGGCTCGTTGCATCGATGCTCTCGCGAGCGTTGACGCGCCTTGGAGTGTTGCATGATCCTTCATTTGAGCAAGGTCATGTAGCTGGCTATGCGATGGGAAAGAGGGCAGGCGAGAAGGCTGGGCATAAGGTCGGATATGCGGAAGGGTTGGAAGAGGGTAAGCAGGTCTTGGAAGTCGTCGATCGGCGTAGTAATGAATTTGCAAGGCCAGGTATTGACAACAATCTGTTCGATAGTTGGTCCCTTCCGATCGATGAATCGCTCCGGCAACGCGTCATAGCAGATGTCCAGGCGAAGCTGCCGGCGTACAAGCAGCCTACCGACGATCAATGGCGAATGATCTTCAGTACGACGCCTTCGACCTGTGTTGTGGCGGGGGCGGGCTCCGGGAAATCGACGACACTGGTGCTCCGCATACTACTGCTGCATCACTATCTCGGATTCGAGCTGTCGTCGCTTACTGTCGTGACGTTTACGAACATGTCGCGCTGGGACTTCGTTGCGAAGCTGATCGAGACGTTTGCGCTTTGGGGTATCGACTTACCTTTCAAAGAGGCGAAAGACGTTGTTTGTACCTTTCATTCAAAGATTCTGACCTTCGTTCGTGGAGCGGCCCCCTGA